Proteins encoded together in one Impatiens glandulifera chromosome 1, dImpGla2.1, whole genome shotgun sequence window:
- the LOC124945416 gene encoding secreted RxLR effector protein 161-like gives MTQVPYSIAIWSLMYAMVCTRPDLAQAVSVVSRFMVQPGKEHWQVVKRILRYLRRTFDVGLIYGGDTQCLITGYSDSDYAGDIDSRRSMTDYVFTLGGSVVSWKATLQPTVTLSTTEEEYMELTEAAKEEIWMKGIISDLGLHQDQTTVFCYCLSAICLAKDQVHHERT, from the coding sequence ATGACTCAAGTTCCTTATTCTATTGCAATatggagtttgatgtatgctatggtttgtacaagaccagatcTGGCACAGGCAGTGAGTGTTGTGAGCAGATTTATGGTACAACCAGGGAAGGAGCATTGGCAAGTTGTGAAGAGGATATTGAGGTATCTACGGAGAACTTTTGATGTTGGTCTCATATATGGAGGTGATACACAATGTCTGATTACGGGGTATTCAGATTCTGATTATGCTGGAGACATTGATAGTAGGAGATCTATGACTGATTATGTATTTACTCTTGGGGGCTCAGTTGTTAGTTGGAAAGCGACTCTACAACCTACTGTGACTTTGTCTACAACAGAAGAAGAGTACATGGAATTAACAGAAGCTGCTAAAGAGGAAATATGGATGAAAGGAATAATTAGTGATCTGGGCCTACATCAGGATCAAACAACTGTCTTCTGTTATTGTCTGAGTGCTATATGCTTAGCCAAAGATCAAGTTCATCATGAACGGACTTAG